One Panicum virgatum strain AP13 chromosome 3N, P.virgatum_v5, whole genome shotgun sequence DNA segment encodes these proteins:
- the LOC120664251 gene encoding uncharacterized protein LOC120664251, whose translation MIKFVVLHCDDVIVALGFMNALTDDSNQDKKWLRVVIKYLMLLQPLVWMTMQESDQPVTVGHMTIHLHREQNTLNLVANVHKMEVLPKVFDHGLDAGAKFIKPGFDISVEDLQSGVPFAAINIKRHQFKVCGKLLRFTWD comes from the exons AT GATTAAATTTGTGGTTTTACATTGTGATGATGTGATCGTAGCATTGGGATTTATGAATGCT TTAACCGATGATTCGAATCAGGACAAGAAATGGCTAAGAGTGGTGATCAAGTACTTGATGCTATTACAGCCACTGGTATGGATGACCATGCAAG AGTCTGATCAGCCAGTCACTGTCGGCCACATGACGATACACTTACACCGTGAGCAGAATACTTTGAATTTGGTTGCTAATGTTCACAAGATGGAGGTGCTTCCGAAGGTGTTTGATCATGGGCTGGATGCAGGTGCTAAATTCATAAAGCCAGGGTTTGATATTTCAGTTGAGGATTTGCAGTCCGGTGTTCCTTTTGCTGCAATTAACATCAAGAGACACCAGTTCAAGGTCTGTGGGAAGTTATTAAG GTTCACATGGGATTGA